The genomic DNA CATTGTCAAAATGTaagcataatatacaagtaaataataaaatagtaatttaaTGAGAGTAGAGTGAACGTtttactaattaaatttttacgtaCGTGCATATTAGGGTGCTTGTTATTGACaaagttgatgattttttcacaAACGCACTCTGAAGTTTCACGTTTTGacctttattttcaatttaagcctatttctatacaatttatgtcttttgcaataaaattttccacagcaaataaatctacaactttgaaaatttgatattctaatagaaaattttacgatctacaaaaatggtctgaatgacttttttttttaaaaaaacattcctttaaaagttatacgtagttaaaattatgcattaaatgtactgtattcatatagtacaccatgtcgtatgagcaacacaaaatgtataaatcacttgaatgtatgtatgtgtaggaaaagtaaaatgattagacacgatttaaattgaaaataataagctTCTGTACGTCGGATACTTTTTTCTTAGGCAAAACCTGAAGCTTCAGGTGGCGTTTGCAAAACAAGGTTCAACTTGGAAAATAACGTACATCCTAatgcatacataccatacatatcaaTTCGCAGTCTTTTTGAATTCTCTAAATCTTAGTTCTAACTAAATtatgcataaaatataaaaatgatataatataaagtatatatatcacGTATATAAGTAGGCACATTCGAAAAGTTCCTTGCACTAAATAAGCATACAactgtatacacacatacattttcaTATGCTTACTTTTTGAAGTAAGTCTAAAATATGTAAGATATGacgtacaacaacaatgcggacTTCATACCAACAACTTTGTCTGCAGCACTTATATATGGCGGCTGCGTTGAACTCACTTCCGTGCTGCTGGGGTTCGTCGCTACTTCATTGGTGGTTGTCATCACTGTtgctgccgttgttgttgtggtttttgttgttgtcgttgttattgttgtttcaaTTAATGACGGCATTAACTCTATTTGttacaaacaattaaaattatagaTAAATTCATATTCAAGAGCTAATTTATTTACCTGACGCATACGATGAGTACATAATAGCGCTACTAACATCTTGCTGATAAGGTGCTGAGTACATAAAGTCATTTTGATGCAAAGCTAACATTTCCTCACTCGCGATAATGCCATAAATCCAATCTACATGTGGCCCCACATCGGCGAAAATCGCAATAAACTGCTGTGGCTCCCGACAATTGTTGGCATTTTGGTTGGCTGATGTTGCAATTGTATGCGAAAACAGGGCTACCAATGTACTACGCACTATCAGACCTGTGCCATAATCGGTATTAAATGAAGGGAAATCGCTTGGGAACTGAAAATGATTataaaacatgtacatatgtatgtgaggtTAGGCTGCATTCGGTggtgcaaatatatatgtatataaatataaaaaatttgattttaaacaaCAAGcagtaataaatatgtaaatgtgtaccTCACAATCCGGTCCGACCGCATAAGGATACGTGTAGGGATAACGCGCACAAATGCTTTCGTCGCTTATTACCGGCGCACTCGTTGCGACCTGTGCGCATTGTTCATTGGGTAATATTTGTACATTCTCTAACAGCATGACGTTTTGGTCCACATTTAATGACTGCAAAATgcgaaaaataataatgcaattCACTTACAACTCATAATACTaattaaattgtgtttaaaattGCACCTGCATGTTTTTAAGGCATGGTTTTATGAGTATGACTTGTAATTTAAGTTTGCTTATATCATTTACTTTGTATACTTGTACTATGAAGATAGCCAGCACGGGCATATTGAATGGCACGTTTTCAGAAGTATTTGTAATGTTCGTTGGCGTTGTAAAACAGCCtgagttgttgttatttgataAACAatgaataaagtaaataaatatttacgaatacATACTGCTTAGCCTGTTTTCTACAAGTTCGTTCATATCATAATTCTAATGCaaatagtttatataatattcccGTAGAtgacattgaaaaaaaaaaaatagtgtaaTAATATTTAGGTTATGCCCTTTAAAGGACCTTTAGCCACGTTTTCAAATTAAGTAAAcgctatttattatatttgaataagaaaTGTTGACTGGCTCTTCGTTTACTTCTCTTGTTTTGCAAAAGTTgacagaaaaatttaatatattgcgTTCAATCAGTGTAATCTCATATGCCATCATTCTTACAGCGATATTTTGAGGTttgcatgcatatgtacatgtgtttgtgtatttattattaaacgTCAGTTATTACTTCGTCAACAAGAACCTTCGGCCATTGACCGTTAGTATGGAATAAATAGCACTTTAAAAGCAAAGTGGCAAACGGAAAACgcttacattttataaatattttcaaagacaAGTTAACTTAAATGAAAGTTTTATTTGAGTTCATTTTGTTTACTTAACCTAGTGCAATGCAGAACAAagacatttatgtacatatggtatatcaaCAGTTTGACAATTGATCATCTTTCTGCGAAATTCTTTGTTGGTGTCaggaaaaaacaagaaaaaacgttaacttcagttgcaccgaagctataatacccctcacaggtgcttttttaatggcaaaaaagggtataaaaagatctttatcttgattttgttcgaccaatttgtatggcagttatattcGGAGATATAGCATTACCTTGAATAAtattctgtgccaaatttcatgaagatatcgggtcgaacaaaaaatgtttccatacaagaacttcattttgatcgattagtttgtatggcagctatatgccatagtaaacagatttgaacaatttcaccgcatattgcattattgccttatataatattaaatgccaaatttcgtgaagatatatatataaatttttata from Bactrocera oleae isolate idBacOlea1 chromosome 3, idBacOlea1, whole genome shotgun sequence includes the following:
- the LOC106616735 gene encoding uncharacterized protein — encoded protein: MLKPAQKTQVQLIILQFILLCFNDAYSASQPPYQVSLYVSLHPRAPPIHYCNGVIVQSSLILTTASCVYYQSSVVEESGAPVRIPSAKISVVPGVSGTYNVLNTFNVLEINIAPGFSYKTLANNLALLRLDTTLPLGQRNDIQWIIMDDYVYEEKALYMAGFPSLNVDQNVMLLENVQILPNEQCAQVATSAPVISDESICARYPYTYPYAVGPDCEFPSDFPSFNTDYGTGLIVRSTLVALFSHTIATSANQNANNCREPQQFIAIFADVGPHVDWIYGIIASEEMLALHQNDFMYSAPYQQDVSSAIMYSSYASELMPSLIETTITTTTTKTTTTTAATVMTTTNEVATNPSSTEVSSTQPPYISAADKVVGMKSALLLYVISYIF